A genomic segment from Candidatus Obscuribacterales bacterium encodes:
- a CDS encoding ABC transporter permease has translation NPGLLSSWFFVPGVIGVVLTLTGSLVSSTTVIREKDVGTLEQLLMTPAAGWEILTAKIAPLFVLLMGDVLLASAIGRVIFGLPFRGNYGLFIALSALYVLVCIGIGILLATLANNQQQVVLISFFFNVPLIQLSGAIAPIESMPPFFRALSFLDPLRHYVQIARSLILKDVGVEALWIHILALSVFAVLFLGVSINRFRTQLS, from the coding sequence ATAACCCTGGGTTATTAAGCAGTTGGTTTTTTGTCCCAGGGGTGATTGGCGTAGTCCTGACCCTCACCGGATCCTTAGTCTCCTCAACCACGGTCATCCGAGAAAAAGATGTGGGCACCCTAGAGCAACTTCTGATGACCCCGGCTGCCGGTTGGGAAATCCTCACTGCCAAAATCGCTCCCCTCTTTGTCCTGCTGATGGGTGATGTCTTGCTAGCGTCTGCTATTGGGCGAGTGATTTTTGGGCTTCCTTTTCGCGGCAACTATGGTCTATTTATAGCCTTATCAGCACTGTACGTCTTAGTTTGTATTGGCATTGGGATCCTATTGGCAACCTTAGCGAATAATCAACAGCAAGTTGTGTTGATCTCATTTTTCTTCAACGTGCCGCTGATTCAGCTCTCCGGAGCGATCGCCCCCATTGAAAGCATGCCACCTTTTTTTCGTGCCCTATCTTTTCTGGATCCCCTACGCCACTATGTACAAATTGCCCGTAGCCTAATTCTCAAAGATGTAGGCGTTGAAGCTCTGTGGATTCATATCCTAGCTCTCAGTGTTTTTGCGGTGCTATTTCTGGGCGTCAGTATCAACCGATTTCGAACCCAGTTAAGCTAG